One segment of Meiothermus sp. CFH 77666 DNA contains the following:
- a CDS encoding ABC transporter ATP-binding protein — translation MRTLQAASIHHAENELSGSSLAVGTSIIEVDSLEKSYGPTHALRGVSFRLEPGERVTLLGPNGSGKTTALEIVGGFLQPSSGRVRVLGVESTRLSPRERQYMGFVFQEKPGLYPELTVRETLELFSGYYPNPIPPAQLLAQLGLEGKQTRRVQHLSGGERRRLELAVALIGRPRLVFLDEPTASLDPEARQRIWGLLEGLAQTGTTFILTTHSLEEAERLGQRVLLLKEGKLLFDGPPQAMIARSGLPHRISFKKTVAHLPSGLASRAVAEGERLVLKSLRPEDDLMILRESGLELADLRVQSPTLEEAYLALLRGGVRV, via the coding sequence GTGCGTACCTTACAAGCTGCATCTATCCATCATGCTGAGAATGAGCTTTCAGGCAGCAGTCTGGCGGTGGGTACTTCAATCATAGAGGTTGATTCCCTCGAGAAAAGCTACGGCCCGACCCACGCCCTGAGGGGGGTATCCTTTCGCTTGGAGCCTGGCGAGCGGGTAACACTCCTAGGACCCAACGGCTCGGGCAAGACCACCGCCCTGGAGATCGTGGGAGGCTTCCTGCAGCCTTCGTCGGGAAGGGTGCGGGTCTTGGGGGTGGAGTCCACGCGTCTTTCTCCCAGAGAACGGCAGTACATGGGGTTTGTGTTTCAGGAAAAGCCGGGCCTGTACCCGGAGCTGACCGTTCGAGAGACCCTGGAACTCTTCAGCGGTTACTACCCGAACCCCATCCCCCCTGCACAACTCCTGGCGCAGCTCGGCCTCGAGGGCAAGCAAACCCGCCGGGTACAGCACCTGAGCGGCGGCGAAAGGCGGCGCCTGGAGCTGGCGGTGGCCTTGATCGGGCGGCCCCGGCTGGTCTTTCTGGACGAACCCACCGCCAGCCTCGATCCAGAAGCCCGCCAAAGAATTTGGGGTCTGCTCGAGGGCCTGGCCCAGACCGGAACCACCTTCATCCTCACCACCCACTCCCTCGAGGAAGCCGAGCGGCTGGGACAGCGGGTATTGCTCCTCAAGGAAGGAAAACTGCTCTTCGACGGGCCGCCTCAGGCCATGATCGCCCGCTCCGGCCTGCCCCACCGTATCAGTTTCAAAAAAACCGTGGCGCACCTGCCGTCCGGGTTGGCCTCAAGAGCGGTTGCCGAAGGCGAAAGGCTTGTGTTGAAGAGCCTGCGGCCAGAAGATGACCTGATGATCTTGAGGGAAAGCGGCCTCGAGCTAGCCGATCTTCGGGTGCAGAGCCCCACCCTGGAGGAAGCCTATCTGGCCTTGCTGCGAGGAGGTGTCCGTGTTTAG
- a CDS encoding ABC transporter permease encodes MFRSVPLLTRETLWQARIYLRDRAAVFFTFAFPVLVLLFWSRQEGLNVLTAAALVAALALAMAGYAGLAMGIAAGRENGLLKRLRSTPLPMLTHLTAWVLAAGVIGALAVGLTLVVGSAALGLSISMNGALALLPGLLAGFFALGGWGLVVGSLVRTAVAASYLVNATLLPLFLLSAAAQRGGLPDWVSAITPWLPLQSLAVLIRQALGGEGLPLMPLLALLAWGGLGLALAGWRLSRPL; translated from the coding sequence GTGTTTAGAAGCGTTCCGCTGCTGACCCGAGAAACCCTCTGGCAAGCCCGTATCTACCTGCGCGACCGGGCGGCGGTTTTCTTCACCTTTGCCTTTCCGGTGCTGGTGCTCTTGTTCTGGAGTCGGCAAGAAGGGTTGAACGTGCTGACCGCAGCAGCCCTGGTGGCTGCACTGGCCCTGGCCATGGCGGGCTACGCGGGTCTGGCCATGGGAATTGCCGCCGGGCGGGAAAACGGCTTGCTCAAGCGCCTTCGCAGTACCCCCTTGCCCATGCTCACCCACCTCACCGCATGGGTGCTGGCCGCGGGGGTCATTGGAGCGCTGGCCGTGGGGTTGACGCTGGTGGTGGGCTCGGCAGCACTGGGGCTATCCATTTCCATGAACGGGGCGCTCGCGCTGCTGCCGGGCCTGCTGGCCGGGTTCTTTGCCCTGGGGGGCTGGGGGTTGGTGGTAGGCAGTTTGGTCAGAACCGCCGTGGCCGCATCCTATCTGGTGAACGCCACCTTGCTGCCCCTGTTTCTGCTCTCGGCAGCCGCCCAGCGCGGTGGGCTGCCCGACTGGGTTTCGGCCATTACCCCCTGGCTGCCCCTGCAGAGCCTGGCGGTTCTGATAAGGCAGGCCCTCGGCGGCGAGGGGCTGCCGCTGATGCCCTTGCTCGCTTTGCTGGCATGGGGTGGCCTGGGTCTGGCCCTGGCGGGCTGGCGGCTCTCCCGTCCGCTCTAG